In Candidatus Krumholzibacteriia bacterium, the sequence GCCGGCGGCGGTGGAGATGGTGATGCCAGGGGACACGGTGGAGCTGGACGTGGAGCTGATCACGCCGATCGCGATGGAGGAGGGCCTGCGCTTCGCCATCCGCGAGGGCGGTCGCACCGTCGGCGCCGGCGTCGTCGCCAAGATCCACGCATGAAGAATACGG encodes:
- the tuf gene encoding elongation factor Tu (EF-Tu; promotes GTP-dependent binding of aminoacyl-tRNA to the A-site of ribosomes during protein biosynthesis; when the tRNA anticodon matches the mRNA codon, GTP hydrolysis results; the inactive EF-Tu-GDP leaves the ribosome and release of GDP is promoted by elongation factor Ts; many prokaryotes have two copies of the gene encoding EF-Tu), which translates into the protein PAAVEMVMPGDTVELDVELITPIAMEEGLRFAIREGGRTVGAGVVAKIHA